One stretch of Clavibacter californiensis DNA includes these proteins:
- a CDS encoding polysaccharide biosynthesis tyrosine autokinase → MRTLRACVLFGEGFLVMALRDFIRMLRRGAVLIILTLLVGVGAAAAFSLLQTPEYEASTKMYVAQSSSSNVQDLQQGNNFITQAVKSYADVVTTRAVLQPVIDQFGLDVTSRELAESVRASAPLDTTIIDITVKDQSRQDAATLADAIGESLKAVVGTLVPETIEGTPQVQITQLEQAEIPESPSSPNLPVNIIVGALIGLLIGVGVSLLRETLDNRIRGERDVELVTTKPILGGIAYDPKATERPLIVQDDPRSPRAESFRSLRTNLQFLEFGGRSRSFVITSSIQGEGKSTTSSNLALALADSGIKVVLIDADLRRPRLASYMGLEGAVGLTDILIGRAEIEDVIQPWGSGMLSILPAGQIPPNPSELLGSQGMARLLQDLEARYDVVLIDAPPLLPVTDAAILSKNAGGAIVVVAAGRTHRTQLKSAIANLTNVGADVLGLVITMLPTKGPDAYGYGHYGYGYGYTEDEDGQKTKAPIEKIKA, encoded by the coding sequence ATGCGGACACTCCGCGCCTGTGTGCTTTTTGGGGAAGGGTTCTTAGTTATGGCGCTCCGTGACTTCATTCGGATGCTGCGTAGGGGCGCGGTGCTCATCATCCTGACGCTCTTGGTCGGGGTGGGCGCCGCGGCGGCGTTCTCGCTCCTCCAGACCCCCGAGTACGAGGCGTCGACCAAGATGTACGTCGCCCAGAGCAGCTCCTCCAACGTGCAGGACCTGCAGCAGGGCAACAACTTCATCACCCAGGCGGTGAAGAGCTACGCGGACGTCGTCACGACCCGCGCCGTGCTCCAGCCCGTCATCGACCAGTTCGGGCTCGACGTCACGTCGCGCGAGCTGGCCGAGTCGGTCCGCGCCTCCGCGCCGCTCGACACCACGATCATCGACATCACGGTCAAGGACCAGTCCCGCCAGGACGCCGCGACGCTCGCGGACGCCATCGGCGAGAGCCTCAAGGCCGTCGTCGGCACGCTCGTGCCCGAGACCATCGAGGGCACGCCGCAGGTGCAGATCACGCAGCTCGAGCAGGCGGAGATCCCCGAGTCGCCGTCGTCGCCGAACCTGCCCGTCAACATCATCGTGGGCGCGCTCATCGGCCTCCTCATCGGCGTGGGCGTCAGCCTCCTCCGCGAGACGCTCGACAACCGCATCCGCGGCGAGCGCGACGTGGAGCTGGTCACGACCAAGCCGATCCTCGGCGGCATCGCGTACGACCCGAAGGCGACCGAGCGTCCCCTCATCGTCCAGGACGACCCGCGGAGCCCCCGCGCCGAGTCCTTCCGAAGCCTCCGCACGAACCTCCAGTTCCTCGAGTTCGGCGGCCGCTCGCGCAGCTTCGTCATCACCTCCTCCATCCAGGGCGAGGGCAAGTCGACCACCAGCTCGAACCTCGCGCTGGCGCTGGCCGACTCTGGCATCAAGGTCGTCCTCATCGACGCCGACCTCCGCCGTCCGCGCCTGGCCTCCTACATGGGCCTCGAGGGCGCCGTGGGCCTCACCGACATCCTCATCGGCCGCGCCGAGATCGAGGACGTCATCCAGCCCTGGGGCTCGGGCATGCTCTCGATCCTCCCCGCGGGCCAGATCCCGCCGAACCCGTCCGAGCTGCTCGGCTCGCAGGGCATGGCCCGCCTGCTGCAGGACCTCGAGGCGCGCTACGACGTGGTGCTCATCGACGCCCCGCCGCTGCTCCCCGTCACCGACGCGGCGATCCTGTCGAAGAACGCCGGCGGCGCGATCGTCGTCGTCGCGGCGGGCCGCACGCACCGCACGCAGCTGAAGAGCGCCATCGCCAACCTCACCAACGTGGGCGCGGACGTGCTCGGCCTCGTGATCACCATGCTCCCGACCAAGGGCCCGGACGCGTACGGCTACGGCCACTACGGCTACGGGTACGGGTACACGGAGGACGAGGACGGCCAGAAGACCAAGGCGCCCATCGAGAAGATCAAGGCGTAG